The Alcaligenes aquatilis genome contains the following window.
TCTCCAGCAACTGCTTGACGGTCAGTAGTGGCACATTGTTGGGGCCGGAGTAAGAGCCAGCGGCGCTGCTCGCCTGAGGTGCATTGTTTGGGCCGGTGTAGCTGGCGGGTTGTGCGATAGCAGCGCTGGCGCTCAGGGCAAGGACGGCGGCGAGGGTAGGTAAAGTGAATCGCATGATTGGGTTTCCTGTATCGGGTTATCGGGTCAATGTTCCGCCGATTGCGGAATAGTGTTAGTAGAACTCCTGAACCTGAAGGCAATCTTAAGACTCTTAACGGGGTGGAAAATCCAGTATGACACTCAGGCCCTGGCCGTCCAGCCCTTCTTCAAAGGATAGTTTGGCATCGTGCAAGGCCGCGATGCGGGCCACGATAGACAAGCCCAGGCCGTTGCCGGCTTGGCCGGTGCCCAGTACGCGAAAAAACCGTTCTCCCAGTCTGGCCCGTTGTTCGAGGGGAACACCAGGCCCCTTGTCCCGGACCGCAAGGCGTACACCGCCATCGTGTCTGCGTGTCGTTTCGATTCGTACCCGGACGCCTGCGCCGCCGTAGCGAATGGCATTGCCAATCAGGTTGCGTAAGGCGCTGCTTAACAATACCGGCGCAGCCTGCAAGCTTGTCACGGCCAAGGCTCTTTCCATGTTCACTGACACCGAGGGCAGGGATGGGCTAAGGTTGTCCAGGATTTGATTCAGGTCTACGGTTTCACGTTTCAGAGGTTCTGCCTGTGGTTCCAGTCTTGTCAGGGCGAGCAGACTTTCTACCAGGGCGGTGCAGCGATCCAGATCAGCGCGTAATTGCTGTAGATGGGCATCAGGTAGTTGCAGTTCGCGTTCAATTAATTGAACGCGCATCCGCAGCCCAGCCAAAGGGGTACGCAGTTCGTGGGCGGCATCGGCGGTAAAGCGCCGCTCACTTTCCAGTGCTGTGGATAGACGTGCCATCAAGGTGTTGAGGGCATCGAGCATGGCCTGCAGTTCACGGGGCGGATGGTCACCCTGCACGGGCGTGAGGTCATCGGGGGATTTGGCGTTGATGCGTTTGACGGTATCTTCCAAAGGACGCATCAGGCGTCGGATCAGGAACCAGCTTGACAGGCCCAGCAGCGCCAGCAGTCCCAACACGGGCCAGGCTAGATTTTCTGCCATATCCTCCAGCAGTTCCAGACGTTCTTCCATAGGTTGGGCGACCTGGGCGGTCACGCCTGCCGACCCAGGGCGCACGTAAACCCGCCAGAGTTCATCATCGACCCGGACGGTGGTGGTTTGCTTGCTGTGTGCCTGCGGTAAAAAAGCCGTTTCAGGTGTGTCGTCGCCGCGCAGCAGCACACGGCCATCTGCCGCGACCAACTGGTAGTACATGCGCAGTTTGAGCGCCTCGTCACGGTTCAGGCCTGTGCCCGTTGTATTGGATCCGGGTGAAGTCTCCTGCGGGTCCAACATCAAGACCAGACGGGCACCTTCCTCCAGTGCGTCATCAAGAACATCACCGGTAGCGTGCCAGGCGACACTGACCACAATGGAAAGGCTGACCAGCCACAGGCCAATACTGGTTCCCATTACGGTCAGCAGCAGACGACGCCGTAGGGACCAGCCTTGCGGGCGTGATGCCGAAGCATTAGGGCTGGAGCGGGTACGCGTCAGTTTACGGAGCAGATGTTTCATGCGGGGGCCAGCACATAGCCTTGATTGCGTACAGTGACAATGAAGTCACTGCCCAGTTTCTTGCGCAGATTGTAAATATGGACTTCGATCGCGTTGCTCTCCACTTCCTCGCTCCAGCCATAGAGGGCTTCTTCAAGCTGAGCGCGGCTCAAAATATGGGTGGGGTGGTGCATCAAGGCCTGCAGAACAGCAAATTCGCGTGCGGTTACAGCCACAGGCTGATCGTTCAATGTGACACGCTTGGCTGTCGGGTCAATAGCGACGGGACCGTGACGCCATTCGGAGCTGGCCTGTGCCGCGCTGCGACGCAAGGCCGCGCGTACTCGTGCGGATAGCTCTTCCAGGTCAAACGGCTTGACCAGATAGTCGTCTGCTCCCAGATCCAGGCCCTGCACTCGGTCTGCCAAGGTATCGCGGGCGGTGATCACAATGACGGGAACGTGGGCATGAGGGCTACCGGCTCCTCGCAAGCTACGCAAAACGGCATCGCCGTCCAGGCCGGGCAGGCCCCGATCCAGCAGGATGCATTGATAGGTATGGGTTGCCAAGGCCGTGGCAACTTGATCGCCGCGTTGTAACCAGTCCACAGCATAGCCGTCCATATGTAGCCAGGACTGCAAGGAACTGCCCAGCGAGGAATCGTCTTCGATTAAGAGAATACGCATATGCACAGCCTGGCAGGGAAAGATGAAGGGAATCTGATGCTAGTGTGAGGCATGGCGCAAAGCAGCCGCAAGCGCAGAAGGGCTTGTACGGCTGCTTTGTATTGTAAAAGCAGGCAGACTCTGTGTTTCCCGCCCTGATCAGGGTGCTAGATGCTGCGCTGTTGTACCCGCGCTGACAGTTCCTGTGCCGTCTCCTTGCGTTCGCTGTATCTATCGACCAGATAATCCGCACAGTCGCGTGTCAGCAAGGTGAATTTGATCAGTTCTTCCATGACATCGACCACCCTATCGTAGTAGGGGGAGGGTTTCATGCGGCCTTGGTCGTCAAACTCCAGAAAGGCTTTGGCAACGGAGGACTGGTTGGGAATGGTGATCAGGCGCATCCAGCGGCCCAGGACGCGCATCTGGTTCAAGGCGTTAAAGGACTGGGACCCGCCAGAGACTTGCATGAGCGCCAGTGTTTTGCCTTGCGTTGGGCGTACGGAGCCGATGCTTAACGGAATCCAATCAATTTGTGCTTTCAGGACACTGCTCATGGCACCGTGTCGCTCGGGCGAAGTCCAGACCATGCCCTCGGCCCACTGTACACATTGACGCAGTTCCTGCACTTTGGGGTGCTCATCTGTTGCGCCATCGGGCAAAGGCAACTGGTGTGGGTCAAAGATCTTGGTTTCGGCACCCATTGCGTTCAGCAGTCGCGCCGCCTCTTGCGTCAACAATCGGCTATAGGAGCGTTCCCTCAAAGAGCCGTACAAAAGCAGAATTCGAGGCGCATGCGTAGCCCGCCTTGGAGGCGGCAACTCTGACAGTGTCGGGCTCGTAAAAGCGTGCTTGTCCAGATTGGCTAAGTCAGGCTGGCTCAATTCTTTGTCCTTTTTCATCAATGACGGCTTGGCCGTCCTCTTTCCGGAATGCGCCTTGCTGCGGCTGGGGCAGTATTTCAAGCACCTGTTCCGAAGGGCGGCACAAGCGTGTGCCCAGCGGTGTGACCACAATGGGACGGTTGATCAGAATGGGGTGCAGCAACATGAAATCAATCAGTTGTTCATCACTCCATTTGGGGTCGCCCAGTTGCAGCTCCTCATAAGGTGTTCCTTTTTGGCGCAGGACTTCGCGCACGCTCAGGCCGCAGTCTGTTATCAGCCTGATCAGTGTGGCGCGGTCTGGTGGTGTTTGCAGGTACTCGATGATGGTGGGCTCTTGACCACTATTGCGGATCAGGCCCAGGGTATTGCGCGAGGTGCCGCAGGCGGGGTTGTGATAGATGGTGATGTTGCTCATGGCCTTGTGCTCGATGTCAGGGGGTTAGTGGGCGATACCTAGCCGTAGGGCCAAGGCCGCCAGAGTGATCAGCAAGACGGGGGTGGTCAGGATGGCTCCTACCTTGAAGTAGTAGCCCCAGCTGATTTTTGTGCCTTTCTGGGCCAGTACGTGCAGCCAGAGCAAGGTGGCCAGACTGCCTATGGGTGTGAATTTGGGCCCCAGGTCACTGCCGATGACATTGGCGTAGATCATGGCTTCTTTGACGGCGCCCTGGGCGCTGGAAGCATCAATTGACAGGGCCGTGACCAGGACCGTGGGCATATTGTTCATGACCGAGGACAACAGGGCAGACAGGACGCCTGTGCCCATGGCGGCTCCCCACACGCCAGCCTGGGCGAACTCATCGAGCAGCAGGGCCAGATGGTTGGTCAGCCCGGCATTACGTAGGCCATACACCACCAGATACATGCCCAGCGAGAACACGACGATTTGCCAGGGCGCACCGCGCAGCACTTTCCTTGTGCTGATGACTGTGCCACGAGCGGCAACCGTCAGCACAATGATGGCTCCGGCAGCGGCAACGACACTGACGGGAATCCCCAAGGGCTCCAGTGCGAAAAAACCGGTCAGCAGTAAAGCCAGCACGATCCAGCCTGCCTTGAAGGTCGCCATGTCCGTAATGGCTTGTGCGGGTGGTTTCAACTGCTCAAGGCGATATTGGGCAGGAATGTCACGTCGGAAATACAAGATCAAGACGAGCAGGCTGGCCAGCACGGACACGATATTGACGGGCACCATGATGGCGGCGTAGTCCGTGAAGCCCAGTTTGAAATAGTCGGCCGAGACAATGTTGACCAGGTTGGAGACGACCAGTGGCAAGCTGGCCGTGTCGGCAATAAACCCTGCCGCCATGACAAAGGCCAAGGTCGCGGCGGGCGAGAAGCCCAAGGCCAGCAACATGGCCATGACAATAGGCGTCAGAATCAGGGCAGCGCCATCGTTGGCAAACAGGGCAGACACGGCAGCGCCCAGAATCACGATAAATGCAAAAAGCCTGCGTCCACTGCCTGCCCCCCAACGGGCAACGTGCAGTGCGGCCCATTCAAAGAAACCGGCTTCATCCAGCACCAGGCTGATGATAATGATTGCTATAAAAGTAGCGGTTGCATTCCAGACGATACCCCACACCACATCCAGATCGCTCCACTGCACCACACCTGAAAGTAGGGCCGCGGCCGCGCCCAGAGAGGCGCTCCAGCCTATGCCCAAGCCTTTGGGCTGCCAGATGACCAAGATCAGGGTGGCAAGGAAAATCAGGACAGATGTGAGCATGGCAAATTTTGTCGTCAGGGGCAGGCGGTCAGGCCTTGGGTATTAGGCCAACAAGCGGTTGGTTGATTTGAATCGGTGTTAGTTGGCTTTTTTAGGGGCGTTGGCACAAGTTGGGCGCTGTAAGGCAGTTTTCACCCTGACAGCAGTTCTCTGTCAGGTAGGCCAGTAGATCGTTCATGGCGGGAAAGGTGGCGCTGTAGAGCAGGTTGCGGCCTTGGCGCTCGCTATGAATCAAGCCGGCATTACTGAGTTCTTTCAAATGAAAGGACAGGGCATTGGGAGCGATGCTTAACTGTTCGGCCAAGGTGCCGGGTGTCAGCCCGGACGCACCGGCTACAACCAGTGCGCGAAATACCCGCAGGCGGGCTTCGTGGGCCAAGGCGGCCAGGGAGCGGATAACGTGAGATTCTTCCATGGGCATATAATACAATAATTCAACAATTATTGAATAGTTGATTTGTGTACTGGTGGTTTTTTCAGACTATTTGTCTACGCGGATGGCAAAGGCAAAGCCATGATTGTGTTTTGGGAGGGCACCGTAAGGTGTCTGGTGCTGTCTGTGAGTAGGGCTATGTCGCCATCTGCTCGCTCAACCAGTCAGCAAAGACTTCTGCACGTGGGTTTTGATCCAGAGCCTGCGGGGAGAGCAGATAGTACGCCGAGCCGTCGGGGATAAAACCCTGCGGGGCGATAAGCTGGCCGCTTTGCAATTCGTCCTCCACCATCAGATGCGACACGATCGCCATGCCTTGCCCGGACAAGGCCGCCTGAATACACAAATAAAAATGTTCCAGTTCCAGCTTGTTGGCAGCGCGTATGGGCTGGCCACTAAGTCGCGCCCAAGTGGCCCAGGCCTGGGGTCGAGAACTGCTCTGTATCAGCACCTGTTGGGCCGTGTCCTGCGTGTGAGGGTATTGCGCTTGGCAGACAGGCCCTATTCGCTCCTCGCATAACTTCAGGCCGCAGACCGAGTCCGCCCAATGAAAGTCGTCGCGGCGTATGGCCAGATCCACCCCCATTTGCGCGAAGTTCACCGGCCCTCCGGCTGTAATCAGATGCACGGTGATATTGGGGTGCAAGGCCTGGAACCCCCCCAGACGCGGAATCAGCCACTTCATGGCAATAGTGGGCTCGCAGGAGACGGCCAAGGCATGTTCGCGCTGGCTTTGTTGCAGTTGGTGAACAACATCTTCCAGGCGTTCAAACATAGGGGCGGTGACATGCAAGAGCTGGCGACCTGCAGGCGTCAGAAATACGGCCCGATTGCGCCTTTCAAACAGCTCGACTCCCAGCGATTCTTCCAGTGCACGAATTTGTCGGCTGACAGCGCCGTGCGTGACATGGAGTACTTGCGCTGCCTGCACAAAACTGCCTGCCTGAGCCGCCGTATCAAAGTAGCGAAAAGCCGTGAGGTTGGGAATTTGCATAGTCGATGAAAACTCACAGAAATGATGCAGTAATTATCGTTTTTAAATTAGCACAGGATTATCAATAATGACATCCTTTGATGGCGAGATTGGGACGAAATAAATAATTTTTTGGTTAATGAATTTTCTGGGTTTGACGAAATATTCGTTGTTGGAGCAGGAATAAAAAATAACTTGAAAGTTAGATGTAGCCATAAATTATCTGAAAATATTCTCTGTTTCTGAGAGAAATTTTTTTTTCGACAGTGAGGTCCTGTGGGCAGAGATTTTTCCATTAGTAGGAGTGTAGGACTGATACTGCATTCTGGCTGTATGAACAGTCGTTCATAACGCCGATTTCATCAAACTTAGGCTTGTTAAATATGCATGAACTGTTGGCGGTTGCCACCATTACTATCCTGGCTGTGATCAGCCCAGGCCCAGACTTTGCCATGGTCACTCGTAATGGCTATTCCTTTGGTCGCAAGACTGGTCTGATTTCAGCCTTGGGCATTGCGGCCGGCGTGCAAGTGCACGTGGTTTACACGGTGTTGGGGGTAGCGATTCTGATTACTCAATCTCCCACTCTGTTTTGGATGATGAAGGTGGTGGGGGCGGCGTACTTGATGTACCTGGGCTATCAGTCTTTCAGTAACCGCGCTGTGCCTGATACCGATGGTCAAGCAGTTTGTGTGCCCACCGCCTGGCAGGCGTTTGGTATGGGTTTTTTAACCAATGCCTTGAATCCTAAAACCATGTTGTTTGTGGTGGCGACTTTTACTCAGTTGGTACAGCCGGATGCACCATTCTGGCTGAATTTTGCCTATGGTTTCTGGATGTCCTTTGCTCATTGGGTCTGGTTCAGCGTGGTGGCACTGGTGTTTTCAGATAAACGCTTGCGGGCCGCCATGCTGGCTCGGCAAAGATGGCTGGACAAGGGAATTGGTGCAGCCTTGCTGGGTCTGGGTGCATCACTGCTATTTGCCAATTCTGTCTCCTAGGGGCGGCTTGCTTGATGGCGTTGAGTTGGATAGCCAAGCGGTGTGAGTAGCCTGATTGTTCAGGTTTTAATAAGTTGTTGTTAATTGTTTTTTGAAATTATGGTTGGGTTTTTTTGTTATTGTGGTGATCTTTTTTGTATGGCAATTAATATTGAAAATTTAAATAGATAGAAAATAATATAAATAAAGTTTAAAAAAGAATATCTGTTATTTTTTGCTATTTATGGATGAGTGTGTCGGTATTATCGACAAGTTGCAGTATCAGGCTTTGCACACGACTTGTAGATAGGGAGACACGAATGACTTGTCATCATATAAACGCAAAAACAGTAGCGGGTTACGGTCTGATTTTATTGGCTGCCTTGCAGGGCCATGCTGTGGCCCAAAGCCCGGAACCCAGGCTGGATACCAGCCAGCTTTATGCCGACGTACATTTCCATGCATCCAACTATGCCATGCAGGGGATTCCTTTAAAGGAATATGCAGAAAGGTATATGGGCGGCAATTTGCAGCAGATTGTGCGCTCGACCATCATGCCTATTCCTTTGCAGCAGCGTTGGGATGGGTTCGAGCTCTATCAGGCTCAGGGCCCTGGCAATCAGATGTACGGGCCCAATTACTATATTGGCCCTAAGGCCGACCTGTATTACTACTCCTTTGTCGATGCCATGTTTGCCCGCGAGTACGAGCGGCTGCCACCCCAGTATCAGGAAAAACTGGATGTCATGATCACGGCGTTCAATCCAATGGACGTCTATGCCTCGCAACATATCAAGCGTGCGGTGCTTAGTTTTCCAGGCGTGTTTGCCGGGGTGGGCGAATTCACCATTCACAAGGAGCTGGTGTCCAGCAAACTAGCCGGTGAAACGGTAGAGCAAACCAAGGCGCCCTCCGTGCCCTTGCCTCCGGACGCGGGTGATGGCAGCAAGGTGTCGCTCTATTCCGAATCCCTGGAGTATCTGTTCAAAACGATCGAGGAAATTGGCCTGGTCGCGATTTTGCACAACGATATGTACCGGGTAGAGGTCAATTATCAGGGTGAGCTGGAGCATGTCTATCCCGACCAGGACTATGTGGAGGGTTTGAAACATGTGTGCGGACATGCACCCAAGGCCAGAGTGGTATGGGCGCATACTGGATTGGGGCGTTTTGTGAAGCCGACTCAGGATCACATTACGCGCGTAAAGAAAGTGTTGGATGCTTGCCCAAGCTGGTCTACCGATATTTCCTGGGATCTGGTGCAGGACTATATGCTTCACCCCGAACCCGGAATGCCCAGCCGCCAGGATTGGCTTAATTTCTTCAAGGAATACCAAAACCGGATTCTGTGGGGCTCGGATGTGGTGATCTTCACGCGTAACCGCTTTGAATCGACCCCTCCCACGTCTGTGACGCCGGGTGGCTTGATGTCGCCAGAGCAGTATCACGCGGACTTGTCCAAGATGCGGGACTTCCTGGGAGAACTGCCTGTGGAAGTCGGTAACAAGATTCGCTATGAAAACTATCTGGGCCTGTTCAACCGTGCCAAGTTCTCTGTAAGGGCTTGGGAGCGTGAGAACGCGGGCCTGAATATCTGGGACATTCCTACCCCTGTTCATCCTTGAAAAGGCCCTGCTGTTGAGGCTGGTCATCAGCAGCGTGAATGCAGCGGGTAATTTGCAGGAAAGACGTGGGTTAGCAGTAGCAAGCGCAGCAGTCTGAGTCTTCCATTTGCACAAAAATGAATTATGTTCAGGCTGCTGCTAAAGCGGTGTTCTTCACAAAAGCCTTGCTATTTCAGTGCTAAGTGCCTTGAAACTGAGCGACCATAGCCATAGCCATAGCCAGAACCCAAGTCTATGTCTCTGATCCTGGCAAAAGCCAAGGTAAAGGTAAAAGCAAAAAAACTGCCCCCCGAAAGTTGGATAACTATCCACACCTTCGGAGGGCAGTTTGCTATCGCACTTCAAGGCCGCCTAGATTGGCTCCTTGATTGTGCTGTCTGACGCTGGGTTTGATGCCTGCCTAGGCGTCGCTTAAACCACCTTGTTTTGCGTAGCCAGTTTGTCCAGATCTTCTTGAATCAGCTTGCGAATAGCGGTTTTCAAGAGTTTGCCGGTTGCCGTGTGGGGCAGTTCATCTACCACGATCAGCTCGTCAGGAATGCTCCATTTGGAGACTTGTTCTGTAAACAGATCAATCATGTCCTGCTTGGTGAAGGTGGCATCGTCTTGCAATTGCACCACCAGAACCGGGCGCTCGCCCCAGCGCTCGTCAGGCTTGGCCACCACGGCGGCTTCCTTGATTGCCGGGTGAGCCTGAGCAATGTTTTCCAGCTCGATCGAGCTGATCCATTCACCACCGGATTTCACCACGTCTTTTGTGCGGTCCACGATCTGGATAAATCCGTCTTTATCGATGGTGACCACATCGCCTGTATTGAACCAGCCATCTTTTGTGTGGGCGGAACTGTCCTGATTGTTGAAGTAAGCGCTGGCAATCCAGGGGCCGCGCACCATCATGGCACCAAACATTTTGCCGTCGCGCGCAATGGGCTGGCCATCGTCGCCATCTACCCGGAACTCGACGCCAAAGAGCGGACGCCCTTGTTTGGCCAGCAGTTTGAGTTTTTCGTTCTCAGGCAAGGATTCGTGCTGGGGCAGCAAGGCGGCGGCCAGACCGACGGGGCTGGTTTCAGTCATGCCCCAGGCGTGGCGCACTTTTACGCCCAGCTTCTGGAAGCGGGTAATCATGACGGGTGGTGCAGATGAACCGCCAATGACCAGACGTTGCAGGCTGCTGAAGGTTTTGCCATTGGCCTGCATCCAGTCCAGCAGACCTAGCCAGACGGTAGGTACACCGGCCGTCATGGTGACGCCTTCGTTTTCAAACAAGGTGTGCAGGCTAGCGCCGTCCAGTTTGGGGCCGGGCAAGACCAGTTTGGCGCCCACCATCAAGGCAGCGTAAGGCAGGCCCCAGGCGTTGACGTGGAACATGGGCACAATCGGGGTAATGGTATCGGA
Protein-coding sequences here:
- a CDS encoding long-chain-fatty-acid--CoA ligase, with amino-acid sequence MLGMMMNTPLLVSSILRHAANYHADREVVSQTVEGHIHRYTYADLSKRSQKLANALQKMGLQQGDRVGTLAWNGYRHLELYYGVSGSGLVCHTINPRLFQDQIGYIIEHAGDSVLFADLSFMPILEALAEQLSKLKAVVIMTDEEHMPKSDLLPNLKCYETLIAAESDHFDWPVFDENTASGLCYTSGTTGNPKGVLYSHRSTILHAFALSLPDALCLSASDTITPIVPMFHVNAWGLPYAALMVGAKLVLPGPKLDGASLHTLFENEGVTMTAGVPTVWLGLLDWMQANGKTFSSLQRLVIGGSSAPPVMITRFQKLGVKVRHAWGMTETSPVGLAAALLPQHESLPENEKLKLLAKQGRPLFGVEFRVDGDDGQPIARDGKMFGAMMVRGPWIASAYFNNQDSSAHTKDGWFNTGDVVTIDKDGFIQIVDRTKDVVKSGGEWISSIELENIAQAHPAIKEAAVVAKPDERWGERPVLVVQLQDDATFTKQDMIDLFTEQVSKWSIPDELIVVDELPHTATGKLLKTAIRKLIQEDLDKLATQNKVV
- a CDS encoding ArsR/SmtB family transcription factor, whose amino-acid sequence is MEESHVIRSLAALAHEARLRVFRALVVAGASGLTPGTLAEQLSIAPNALSFHLKELSNAGLIHSERQGRNLLYSATFPAMNDLLAYLTENCCQGENCLTAPNLCQRP
- a CDS encoding arsenic transporter — protein: MLTSVLIFLATLILVIWQPKGLGIGWSASLGAAAALLSGVVQWSDLDVVWGIVWNATATFIAIIIISLVLDEAGFFEWAALHVARWGAGSGRRLFAFIVILGAAVSALFANDGAALILTPIVMAMLLALGFSPAATLAFVMAAGFIADTASLPLVVSNLVNIVSADYFKLGFTDYAAIMVPVNIVSVLASLLVLILYFRRDIPAQYRLEQLKPPAQAITDMATFKAGWIVLALLLTGFFALEPLGIPVSVVAAAGAIIVLTVAARGTVISTRKVLRGAPWQIVVFSLGMYLVVYGLRNAGLTNHLALLLDEFAQAGVWGAAMGTGVLSALLSSVMNNMPTVLVTALSIDASSAQGAVKEAMIYANVIGSDLGPKFTPIGSLATLLWLHVLAQKGTKISWGYYFKVGAILTTPVLLITLAALALRLGIAH
- a CDS encoding response regulator transcription factor encodes the protein MRILLIEDDSSLGSSLQSWLHMDGYAVDWLQRGDQVATALATHTYQCILLDRGLPGLDGDAVLRSLRGAGSPHAHVPVIVITARDTLADRVQGLDLGADDYLVKPFDLEELSARVRAALRRSAAQASSEWRHGPVAIDPTAKRVTLNDQPVAVTAREFAVLQALMHHPTHILSRAQLEEALYGWSEEVESNAIEVHIYNLRKKLGSDFIVTVRNQGYVLAPA
- a CDS encoding ATP-binding protein, which gives rise to MKHLLRKLTRTRSSPNASASRPQGWSLRRRLLLTVMGTSIGLWLVSLSIVVSVAWHATGDVLDDALEEGARLVLMLDPQETSPGSNTTGTGLNRDEALKLRMYYQLVAADGRVLLRGDDTPETAFLPQAHSKQTTTVRVDDELWRVYVRPGSAGVTAQVAQPMEERLELLEDMAENLAWPVLGLLALLGLSSWFLIRRLMRPLEDTVKRINAKSPDDLTPVQGDHPPRELQAMLDALNTLMARLSTALESERRFTADAAHELRTPLAGLRMRVQLIERELQLPDAHLQQLRADLDRCTALVESLLALTRLEPQAEPLKRETVDLNQILDNLSPSLPSVSVNMERALAVTSLQAAPVLLSSALRNLIGNAIRYGGAGVRVRIETTRRHDGGVRLAVRDKGPGVPLEQRARLGERFFRVLGTGQAGNGLGLSIVARIAALHDAKLSFEEGLDGQGLSVILDFPPR
- a CDS encoding LysE family translocator, whose protein sequence is MHELLAVATITILAVISPGPDFAMVTRNGYSFGRKTGLISALGIAAGVQVHVVYTVLGVAILITQSPTLFWMMKVVGAAYLMYLGYQSFSNRAVPDTDGQAVCVPTAWQAFGMGFLTNALNPKTMLFVVATFTQLVQPDAPFWLNFAYGFWMSFAHWVWFSVVALVFSDKRLRAAMLARQRWLDKGIGAALLGLGASLLFANSVS
- a CDS encoding LysR substrate-binding domain-containing protein — translated: MQIPNLTAFRYFDTAAQAGSFVQAAQVLHVTHGAVSRQIRALEESLGVELFERRNRAVFLTPAGRQLLHVTAPMFERLEDVVHQLQQSQREHALAVSCEPTIAMKWLIPRLGGFQALHPNITVHLITAGGPVNFAQMGVDLAIRRDDFHWADSVCGLKLCEERIGPVCQAQYPHTQDTAQQVLIQSSSRPQAWATWARLSGQPIRAANKLELEHFYLCIQAALSGQGMAIVSHLMVEDELQSGQLIAPQGFIPDGSAYYLLSPQALDQNPRAEVFADWLSEQMAT
- the arsH gene encoding arsenical resistance protein ArsH codes for the protein MKKDKELSQPDLANLDKHAFTSPTLSELPPPRRATHAPRILLLYGSLRERSYSRLLTQEAARLLNAMGAETKIFDPHQLPLPDGATDEHPKVQELRQCVQWAEGMVWTSPERHGAMSSVLKAQIDWIPLSIGSVRPTQGKTLALMQVSGGSQSFNALNQMRVLGRWMRLITIPNQSSVAKAFLEFDDQGRMKPSPYYDRVVDVMEELIKFTLLTRDCADYLVDRYSERKETAQELSARVQQRSI
- the arsC gene encoding arsenate reductase (glutaredoxin) (This arsenate reductase requires both glutathione and glutaredoxin to convert arsenate to arsenite, after which the efflux transporter formed by ArsA and ArsB can extrude the arsenite from the cell, providing resistance.) — encoded protein: MSNITIYHNPACGTSRNTLGLIRNSGQEPTIIEYLQTPPDRATLIRLITDCGLSVREVLRQKGTPYEELQLGDPKWSDEQLIDFMLLHPILINRPIVVTPLGTRLCRPSEQVLEILPQPQQGAFRKEDGQAVIDEKGQRIEPA